The Myxococcus stipitatus genome has a segment encoding these proteins:
- a CDS encoding helix-turn-helix domain-containing protein, whose protein sequence is MAFSALRPHPALASFVLGYWFIEDLPGEHEGLPIRTTPHPVAVLTLNLGTPCGSEFTAGAPRASLLGVQSRPRHWTSTDGIYFVMVMLSPPGLARLFPSTGKESRDELVELGSLLGDATVRRLSDDLSAAWTPRRVADRLDAWLLQRLSRRRVGPEVERLGSAWSHLRRTARVDAAARALAISPRQLERWFLLHTGHSPKQLLGLERVQASLRAAQTGRGDPLAGFSDQSHQIRAWKRHLGMTPGQLGGAFESRMAEFFVHERDAAPEGLAHFL, encoded by the coding sequence ATGGCCTTCTCCGCCCTTCGCCCGCATCCCGCGCTGGCCTCCTTCGTCCTGGGGTACTGGTTCATCGAGGACCTGCCTGGCGAGCACGAGGGGCTGCCCATCCGGACCACGCCTCACCCCGTGGCGGTGCTGACGCTCAACCTGGGTACGCCGTGCGGCAGCGAGTTCACCGCCGGGGCTCCGCGCGCCTCGCTCCTCGGTGTCCAGAGTCGCCCGAGGCACTGGACGTCCACGGATGGCATCTACTTCGTGATGGTGATGCTGTCCCCGCCTGGGCTCGCGCGGCTGTTTCCCTCGACGGGGAAGGAGAGCCGCGACGAGCTCGTCGAGCTGGGCTCGCTCCTGGGAGACGCCACCGTGCGCCGGCTGAGCGATGACCTGTCGGCCGCGTGGACGCCCCGGCGCGTCGCGGACCGGCTCGATGCCTGGCTCCTCCAGCGGCTGTCCCGCCGGCGCGTGGGGCCCGAAGTGGAGCGGCTGGGCTCGGCCTGGAGCCACCTGCGACGGACCGCTCGCGTGGACGCGGCGGCGAGGGCCCTGGCCATCTCGCCCCGCCAGCTCGAGCGGTGGTTCCTGCTGCACACGGGGCACTCGCCGAAGCAGCTGCTGGGGCTCGAGCGGGTCCAGGCGAGCCTCCGCGCGGCCCAGACGGGACGGGGGGATCCGCTCGCGGGCTTCAGCGACCAGTCGCACCAGATCAGGGCCTGGAAGCGTCACCTGGGCATGACGCCAGGACAGCTCGGGGGCGCCTTCGAGTCGCGCATGGCGGAGTTCTTCGTCCACGAGCGTGACGCCGCGCCCGAGGGGCTCGCCCACTTCCTCTGA
- a CDS encoding methylated-DNA--[protein]-cysteine S-methyltransferase: MATSDYARIEQAIHYLDAHAREQPSLEDAAAHVGLSPFHFQRLFTRWAGISPKRFLQVHTLSSARRLLAERRSVLDTSYAVGLSGGGRLHELFVTLTAMTPGEFKLGGAGLTISHGVHPSPFGDVLVAVCERGICGLHFLATESTRDALESLRAEWPRATFVESAKATAPWAARIFPDARPERPEPLSVLVKGTPFQVQVWQALLRIAPGEVATYEDIAKAIGKPKAVRAVGSAVGDNPVALLIPCHRVLRKTGVFGDYRWGPERKKVMLAWESLRHGAGAEPVEARM; the protein is encoded by the coding sequence ATGGCGACCAGCGACTACGCCCGTATCGAGCAGGCCATCCACTACCTCGACGCCCATGCGCGCGAGCAGCCGTCCCTGGAGGACGCGGCGGCGCACGTGGGCCTGAGCCCCTTCCACTTCCAGCGCCTCTTCACTCGCTGGGCGGGCATCAGCCCCAAGCGCTTCCTCCAGGTCCACACGCTCAGCTCGGCGCGCCGGCTGCTGGCCGAGCGGCGCAGCGTGCTCGACACGTCCTACGCGGTGGGCCTGTCCGGGGGCGGACGCCTGCACGAGCTGTTCGTCACGCTCACGGCGATGACGCCCGGGGAGTTCAAGCTGGGAGGCGCGGGCCTCACCATTTCCCACGGCGTGCATCCCTCGCCCTTCGGTGACGTGCTCGTCGCGGTGTGCGAGCGGGGCATCTGTGGCCTGCACTTCCTCGCCACGGAGTCGACGCGGGACGCCCTGGAGTCCCTGCGCGCCGAGTGGCCCCGGGCCACCTTCGTGGAGTCCGCGAAGGCCACCGCGCCCTGGGCGGCGCGCATCTTCCCGGACGCTCGACCCGAGCGGCCCGAGCCCCTGTCCGTCCTCGTGAAGGGCACGCCCTTCCAGGTGCAGGTGTGGCAGGCCCTGCTGCGCATCGCCCCGGGCGAGGTGGCGACATACGAGGACATCGCGAAGGCCATCGGCAAACCGAAGGCCGTCCGCGCGGTGGGGTCGGCGGTGGGTGACAATCCCGTCGCGCTGCTCATCCCCTGCCACCGCGTGCTGCGCAAGACGGGCGTCTTCGGCGACTACCGCTGGGGGCCCGAGCGCAAGAAGGTGATGCTCGCCTGGGAGTCGTTGCGCCACGGCGCGGGCGCCGAGCCGGTGGAAGCGCGCATGTGA
- a CDS encoding FG-GAP repeat domain-containing protein yields the protein MTRSGPPLSRLSPLLLALALSLPGVSLAATVSFCAGTMAGSGQSFVNYSGSYSGTLAAGNYKMTLSQSGPFTIQNLQASWNNVAAGGFQFISGSSNVTLSGILPPGLTPGQTVTVTFTIQNILGQTVDTSTTTVSVSGQSPGWTKLWSSTNQSGVAGYAKHYIGDFDGDGAEDILAVDTNGWMTMFHYRNNTWEWGWSNYGSTSAGGGIYDYRNNLVIGDFDGDGKDEALGVSSWVTMFHFDNGTWNWGYSNYGNTSDQVYAHSTGGGYLVPGNFDPSTSKDELVAVNPNGWITMFRLNAGGSGWDWLWSTNGSTSHALYAYRGNLRNGGDTNGDGQDELLGLSGWATNFRYVSGDFAWSWSTYGASNIAGVGYPQASGDALLVGNLDHVDGKDEWFFIQNGASAGWAITTDWNGSQFTWNWSNQNYSPAAPAIGDWPLANNGGGNASYQLVRAVAGQPKYLLTRRTVCSTRDMRMYKVSSTTANY from the coding sequence ATGACCAGGTCTGGCCCTCCGTTGTCGCGGCTCTCCCCGCTCCTGCTCGCGCTGGCGTTGTCTCTCCCGGGTGTCTCGCTGGCCGCGACGGTGTCGTTCTGCGCTGGGACGATGGCGGGCTCCGGCCAGAGCTTCGTGAACTACAGCGGCTCGTATTCGGGGACGCTCGCCGCCGGCAACTACAAGATGACGCTGTCTCAGTCCGGGCCGTTCACCATCCAGAACCTCCAGGCCAGCTGGAACAACGTCGCCGCCGGCGGCTTCCAGTTCATCTCCGGGTCGTCGAACGTGACCCTCAGCGGCATCCTGCCCCCGGGGCTCACGCCGGGACAGACGGTCACCGTCACGTTCACCATCCAGAACATCCTGGGGCAGACCGTGGACACGAGCACGACCACGGTCTCCGTCAGCGGTCAGAGCCCCGGCTGGACGAAGCTGTGGTCCTCGACGAACCAGTCGGGCGTCGCCGGCTACGCGAAGCACTACATCGGTGACTTCGATGGTGACGGCGCCGAGGACATCCTCGCTGTCGACACGAATGGCTGGATGACCATGTTCCACTACCGCAACAACACCTGGGAGTGGGGCTGGAGCAACTACGGCTCGACCAGCGCGGGCGGCGGCATCTACGACTACCGCAACAACCTGGTCATCGGCGACTTCGATGGGGACGGCAAGGACGAGGCGCTGGGCGTCTCCTCCTGGGTGACGATGTTCCACTTCGACAACGGCACGTGGAACTGGGGCTACAGCAACTACGGCAACACCTCCGACCAGGTCTACGCCCACTCCACCGGCGGCGGGTACCTCGTCCCCGGCAACTTCGACCCGTCGACCAGCAAGGACGAGCTGGTCGCCGTGAACCCGAACGGGTGGATCACCATGTTCCGCCTCAACGCGGGTGGCTCGGGCTGGGACTGGCTCTGGAGCACCAACGGCAGCACGTCGCACGCGCTGTACGCTTACCGCGGCAACCTGCGCAACGGCGGCGACACCAACGGCGACGGCCAGGACGAGCTGCTCGGGCTGAGCGGCTGGGCGACGAACTTCCGCTACGTGAGCGGGGACTTCGCGTGGAGCTGGAGCACCTACGGCGCGAGCAACATCGCCGGGGTGGGCTACCCGCAGGCCTCCGGTGACGCGCTGCTGGTGGGCAACCTCGACCACGTGGATGGCAAGGACGAGTGGTTCTTCATCCAGAACGGCGCGTCCGCCGGCTGGGCCATCACGACGGACTGGAACGGCAGCCAGTTCACCTGGAACTGGTCGAACCAGAACTACAGCCCCGCGGCGCCCGCCATCGGCGACTGGCCGCTCGCGAACAATGGCGGTGGCAACGCCAGCTACCAGCTGGTGCGCGCCGTCGCGGGGCAGCCCAAGTACCTGCTGACGCGCCGCACGGTCTGCTCGACCCGCGACATGCGCATGTACAAGGTGTCCAGCACCACGGCCAACTACTGA